Proteins encoded within one genomic window of Synechococcales cyanobacterium T60_A2020_003:
- a CDS encoding NAD(P)H-dependent oxidoreductase: MSTSPKILAFAGSARTGSFNKQLVKIAANGAQNAGAEVTYVDLRDYPMPLYDQDLFDREGFPQSVLDFKALMKSHQGFLIACPEYNSSITPLLKNAIDWASRAEPGEAPLALTCFKGKVAAIMSTSPGGLGGLRGLTHVRSILESIGTLVIPDQRAIPSAASAFDGQGGMTDEAQQKSVEALGAALANLLFKLV, from the coding sequence ATGTCTACCTCTCCAAAGATCCTTGCCTTTGCTGGAAGTGCGCGTACCGGATCATTCAACAAACAGTTGGTCAAAATAGCGGCAAACGGTGCCCAAAACGCAGGTGCAGAGGTCACTTACGTTGACCTAAGAGACTATCCCATGCCTCTGTACGATCAGGATCTCTTTGACCGTGAGGGCTTTCCGCAATCGGTACTGGACTTTAAGGCTCTGATGAAATCCCATCAGGGCTTCTTGATAGCCTGCCCAGAATACAACAGTTCCATCACACCATTGCTCAAAAATGCGATTGACTGGGCATCACGAGCTGAACCGGGTGAAGCACCCCTAGCCTTGACCTGTTTCAAAGGTAAAGTGGCCGCCATCATGAGCACGTCCCCTGGTGGACTGGGCGGACTCCGGGGATTGACCCATGTGCGCTCCATTCTAGAAAGTATCGGAACCCTAGTGATTCCCGATCAACGCGCCATTCCCAGTGCAGCTAGTGCGTTCGACGGGCAGGGCGGCATGACAGATGAGGCGCAGCAAAAATCGGTTGAGGCGCTAGGGGCTGCGTTGGCCAATCTCCTGTTCAAGTTGGTATGA
- a CDS encoding NAD(P)-dependent oxidoreductase has protein sequence MAKLLVTGASGCLGYKLCQVAQQQRWDVCGTYAVHPITLPHGEFAQVDLCDLSALTEQIDRWQPDAIIHTAAQARPAICEQYPEETYAINVRVPQAIASICAASKIPFVFTSTDLVFDGLQAPYSEADPVSPINVYGQQKAEAEQRVFAVYPEAVITRMPLMFGEVLDHASSFIQPFLATLREGKPLNLFTDEYRTPVSNTTAAQGLLLALEKGRGEFLHLGGQERLSRYEFGLKMVEVFNLSQALIRPCSQNSVPTGAPRSPDTSMNSSKAFSLGYAPPSVQEELEALKGTI, from the coding sequence GGCTCAGCAGCAAAGGTGGGACGTGTGCGGAACCTATGCAGTCCATCCGATCACGCTTCCCCATGGTGAGTTTGCTCAAGTGGATCTGTGTGACCTCTCCGCCCTAACCGAACAAATCGACCGTTGGCAACCCGACGCCATCATTCACACCGCCGCCCAAGCCCGTCCCGCCATTTGCGAACAGTATCCTGAAGAAACCTACGCGATCAACGTGCGCGTTCCCCAGGCGATCGCCTCTATCTGCGCTGCATCAAAAATTCCCTTTGTCTTTACATCCACTGACCTTGTATTTGATGGTCTTCAAGCCCCCTACAGTGAAGCTGACCCGGTCTCTCCCATCAACGTCTATGGACAGCAAAAAGCCGAAGCCGAACAGCGGGTGTTTGCCGTCTATCCCGAGGCGGTAATCACCCGAATGCCGCTGATGTTTGGTGAGGTTCTAGACCATGCCAGCAGCTTTATCCAGCCCTTTCTCGCCACTCTACGCGAAGGAAAACCGCTCAATCTATTTACCGACGAATACCGCACTCCGGTCAGCAACACCACCGCCGCCCAGGGATTGCTCCTCGCCCTGGAAAAGGGACGGGGAGAATTTTTGCATTTGGGGGGACAAGAGCGCTTGTCTCGCTACGAGTTTGGCCTAAAGATGGTAGAGGTGTTTAATTTGTCCCAAGCGTTAATTCGCCCTTGCAGTCAGAACAGCGTGCCGACGGGTGCGCCGCGATCGCCCGATACATCGATGAACAGTAGCAAAGCGTTTTCCCTAGGGTATGCTCCCCCCTCCGTTCAAGAGGAGCTTGAAGCGTTAAAAGGAACGATTTAG
- a CDS encoding L-threonylcarbamoyladenylate synthase yields MPQVSVQDWVDKITSGQYLGSFPTDTVPALASRPDAAHLIYEAKQRSQTKPLILMGASIADLMPYVQGSPSEAEVWQRVMNQYFPGALTLVLPASDRLPRSMNPLDPTTIGIRVPDRAIARYLLAQTGPLATTSANRSGEPALQTQTEIEAAFPEVFTLPLDVIRQIEQTPETTDTPASSGIPSTVAKWTGQDWYILRQGAVTVSS; encoded by the coding sequence ATGCCGCAGGTTTCAGTACAGGACTGGGTCGATAAAATTACCAGTGGCCAGTATTTAGGCAGTTTTCCAACGGATACGGTTCCCGCCTTGGCGAGTCGTCCCGATGCTGCGCATTTGATCTATGAGGCGAAGCAGCGCAGTCAAACCAAGCCGCTGATTCTCATGGGTGCGTCTATCGCAGACCTCATGCCCTACGTTCAGGGGAGTCCCTCCGAAGCCGAAGTTTGGCAGCGGGTGATGAATCAATACTTTCCGGGCGCATTGACCTTGGTACTACCTGCCAGCGATCGCCTCCCTCGGTCGATGAATCCCCTTGATCCCACAACGATTGGCATTCGCGTTCCCGATCGGGCGATCGCCCGCTACCTCCTCGCTCAAACTGGCCCCCTGGCCACCACCAGCGCCAACCGTTCTGGGGAACCTGCCCTACAAACCCAGACTGAAATTGAAGCAGCATTTCCAGAGGTGTTCACCCTTCCCCTGGATGTAATTCGCCAAATCGAACAGACCCCAGAGACGACGGACACCCCAGCCAGCTCTGGCATTCCCTCCACGGTTGCTAAGTGGACAGGTCAGGATTGGTACATTCTGCGCCAGGGTGCGGTGACCGTATCGAGCTAG
- the dps gene encoding DNA starvation/stationary phase protection protein Dps, translating to MGAQRTYPTRIDIPSEVRSQIIAILNKTLAATLDLKTQTKQAHWNVKGKDFYQLHELFDEIAGELEEYVDMVAERVTALGGTAMGTARIAASESILPEYPYDAVDGTEHITALAERFGAYAKHVRTAIDETDELGDADTADLYTEISRTIDKRLWFLEAHLIQK from the coding sequence ATGGGTGCCCAACGCACCTATCCCACACGGATTGATATTCCATCGGAGGTGCGATCCCAGATCATCGCCATTTTGAACAAAACCCTAGCCGCAACCCTCGACCTCAAAACCCAAACCAAGCAGGCTCACTGGAACGTTAAGGGCAAAGACTTCTACCAACTCCATGAGCTATTTGACGAAATTGCAGGCGAGCTTGAGGAATACGTAGACATGGTGGCCGAGCGGGTCACGGCCCTGGGGGGCACGGCAATGGGAACGGCCCGCATTGCGGCCTCCGAGTCTATTCTGCCGGAATATCCCTACGACGCGGTGGACGGTACAGAGCATATTACGGCCTTGGCTGAACGCTTTGGTGCTTATGCGAAGCATGTCCGCACTGCCATTGATGAAACCGACGAATTGGGTGACGCAGACACGGCGGATCTCTACACGGAGATCTCTCGCACCATCGATAAGCGTCTGTGGTTCTTGGAAGCCCATTTGATTCAAAAATAG
- a CDS encoding FAD-dependent oxidoreductase: MPSPEPSSTRSYDFIGFGDEVPGILTLVSAAREFQRRTGRKPRTLILFKGSSANGVGGHLVRGGLSYLDRSRVPSDIRRTYNLPTFGEPSALYQEFLQRSEVTQIALDPRKANRALRQMLESVGADILSGIAIDAVLKEGSAITGIKLTKGETYVGKQFVDSTVNAELAQAAGIRKLPGFGTLGLPQSELPVTLVFETEGLSIDRLRRIEYEYLRRFTNPNDAEAQGWLNIAAGGDPVLADYLRRDLSDRFGNLKTMWIGADYIDVRSKALSIAYHAYRHKKLSLIESGIVFDNGNIALFPDGRMSWNALLLY, from the coding sequence ATGCCTTCCCCTGAACCATCATCGACTCGCTCCTACGACTTCATTGGTTTTGGCGATGAAGTTCCTGGAATTTTAACCCTAGTTTCCGCTGCCCGCGAGTTTCAACGACGCACGGGCCGCAAACCCCGAACCCTCATCCTGTTCAAAGGCAGTTCGGCCAATGGTGTGGGCGGGCATCTTGTGCGCGGCGGATTGTCCTACCTCGATCGCAGCAGAGTTCCGTCTGATATTCGTCGTACCTACAATCTCCCCACCTTTGGTGAACCCTCTGCCCTCTATCAGGAATTTTTGCAGCGGTCTGAAGTTACCCAAATCGCCCTCGATCCCCGTAAAGCCAATCGCGCCTTGCGGCAAATGCTGGAGTCCGTCGGTGCAGATATTTTGAGCGGGATTGCCATTGATGCGGTGCTGAAAGAAGGGTCAGCAATTACGGGCATCAAGCTCACAAAAGGTGAAACCTATGTGGGCAAGCAGTTTGTAGACTCAACGGTTAACGCAGAACTCGCCCAAGCGGCTGGAATCCGGAAACTGCCCGGATTTGGCACCTTAGGACTGCCCCAATCTGAGCTTCCGGTTACCCTCGTGTTTGAAACCGAAGGATTATCCATCGATCGCCTGCGTCGCATTGAATACGAGTATCTCCGACGATTTACGAATCCTAACGATGCCGAAGCGCAGGGTTGGCTCAATATTGCGGCGGGCGGCGATCCGGTGCTTGCCGATTACCTGCGACGAGACTTGAGCGATCGCTTTGGCAATCTTAAAACCATGTGGATCGGGGCAGACTACATCGATGTCCGCAGCAAGGCATTGTCGATCGCCTACCATGCCTATCGCCACAAAAAGCTATCGTTGATTGAAAGCGGCATTGTGTTTGACAACGGCAATATTGCCCTCTTCCCCGATGGGCGAATGTCCTGGAATGCACTGTTGCTCTACG